The nucleotide sequence ACAGTACTGGAAGAAACCACCAATACTATACAGTGTATACCCCCAACAGAGCCCATTCAAAGCCATTCAGAAATATAGACTTTATTTAGAGAAATTCTTGTACAACAACAGACGCGATAAAGATATTACTTTCCATACAACGGAAGAGGGGAAAACGACGGTCAAGAGAAACAGCGAGAGACGCTGAAAGAAGAGGAGAGCCGATGCAAAGGCCGAATAAACCCACCGAAATCTGGAAGACCTTCGCACGGTTAACAGCGATTCCATTTATTCGCCTGTCATCATCTCCATGAATTCTGGAATGTAGAAGTAAATTAACTGAATCTCCGTGATAAACTGGACACTGAGAAATCATTTTATTAaccgaaaataaagaaatatcaagcAAACTGCGATTAAAAACATACAATAAACTGAGATTTTGAAACAaattgagagaaaatataaacagaatgagATTAACTCCAAAAGAATAAACACGATCAATACTGATAACTACTTGAATACAACACCAAGTTATTCTACAAAGCATTAACAGAATAACATTAGAAAACTAAGCGGATAACGATTCAAGGACTCAGGACTATTTACcattatactgttttttttttccgtattcACGAAAAAATCAAGAGGTAACGTAAACCACTTTTATACAGTCaaaactcaaaattaatttaagtgAATTTCGTGAACtgtctgaagttttttttttaatgccctGTCATATATGTAGGAGAAAGTCAAAACAACAATGATTCATTCTGAGTAAGTTACCATTACTGTTCCATTCATTTTAGGAAAAGAGGTTTCTCACCAAttagcatcttcttcttcttcttcttttaacgtgcttttattcccatttttgtatggggtaagcacgatgccttcttttgaaggacttttttgatttggctttggggtatttatcggctgccctgcctgatcgcttagaccccggtacgtatatatatataacgccctagcagcgagaagttatatatatagatatagaaggtgttgtagtggctttatatatatatacatatatatatattatattgggtgtgtgtgtgtgtgtgtgtgtgtgtgtgtgtgtgtgtgtgtgtgtgtgtgtgtgatatgaaCTTAGGGCAGCTCAGAGCAAGTTCATACAAAGACAAACGAGGGCTCACCATCAAAGTCGACAGTGCCGGATCCGTCCTCATCAATTTCATCGATGATGCCGTCCAAGTCTTCCTCCGTCAGCTTGTTGTCCAACTCTCTGAGAATCTCCTTCAGGGTCCCTGTGGTGATGTAGCCATCGCCTGCAGGTGAACAGCGTTTTACCATTAAGAGCTTGGAGGTGCGAcattttaaaaacacttaaagAAGTATACAAGCTGCGacattttcaaaaggaaattaaaaaagtataaagGTGCGACATTTTACGAAAAGTTTGGTGtcaaacacaattaaaaaagtaTAAAGGTGCGACATTTTACGAAAAGTTTGGTGtcaaacacaattaaaaaagtaTAAAGGTGCgacattttaaaaaggaaatgaaaaaattatagaaggttctacattttaaaaagatgaaaatatatagaagCTGCGacattatcaaaaggaaatgaaaaatagtatagaaGCTGCgacattttaaaaaggaaatgaaaaaatatagaagCTGCgacattttaaaaaggaaatgaaaaaaatttatagaaggCACGACATTttaaaaaaggagataaaaaatatagaagctgcgagattttcaaaaggaaatgaaaaaaaattgaaaaaaaaaaaaatgaaaaaaaatgaaggttcgacattttcaaaaggaaatgaaaaacaaggtgcgacattttcacaaggaaataaaaaaatcggtGCAACATttccaaaaggaaataaaaaaaatacagaagctgtgacattttaaaaaggaaaaaaactaataaagtcaatataatttttccattgaCGTTACTGATAACAAAGTAATTACATCTTCCAGcagagatgaaagagaaagttaGAAATGAGGAGttaaagaaaggggaaaaaataacattacctATCCCATTACTTATTCCCCGGACCCATCCCTTCATATGTGAGGTTCGCAGCCTATTTTGGGTGTTGAACCTCAGTAATTacccttctctccccttcccctggcAACCTAGAACTGACAAGCCCTCGGGGCTCTCACCTCCTTTGTCGTAGAGCCTGAAGGCCTCTTTCAATTCTTCGTGCATGGcctcgtcgtcgtcctcctccagGAAGGGCATCACGATGGAACAGAACTTCTCGAAGTCTACCtttccttcctctgcattgaAGCAAAAGTAATATACTTAGGAAAGCATCCAAGTCAAAACTGGATACCTAAAATAagtaactataaaataaaatacacacaaaattgCTGAAATCTTATGCTAACAATTAATGAAccggaaaatattaataatatttcatgtttaaaatttgGGAAACCGAAAAATATGGATACAATGTCATTCTTAAAACTGGTGAACCAAAACATATTGATACATATGCCAATAAAAAATCAGTTAAccaaaattactgataaaatgttatgcttaaaatcagtaaaactaaaaaatattgataaaatttcatgCCTAAAACCAGTGAAtcaaaaattactgataaaattttgtttataatcagtgaaccaagaaaaaaaaaaaaaaatagtaatttcttcTCGAAAGAAACTAATCCTGTCATGGATATGTAAAAAGTACTCAATAAACATTTCGGCAGAGCCAAAAACCGATCCAGTCACTCACTATTCGGGTCATTCTCGGCGATTCTCGCCTTGAGCTCGTCCTCGTCGAAGGCCTGCCCTAAGGTGTTGAGGATGTTGACGAACTTGCTGCATTCCACGAAGCCCGTCTTGCCCTGGTCGAACATCTGGAACACCTTGCGCATGGCTGGCGCCGCGTCAGAAAGAAGCTATGTTAATGCTAGACCGAGTCtctgtttttttatcttcttccgGTTCAGTTTATAGatttttcaatgtatatatatatatatatatatatatatatatatatatatatatatatatatggagagagagagagagagagagagagagagagagagagagggaagcctGAACGGTCAATCTGCCTCGCGGTCGAATAGCTTCATGACTGCTGTGCCCAAAGTAAGGACTCCCCCACCCTGCCCCACCCCGGCAAAcaacccacccacccctccctttccccgCCAAATGATATTTATAGACAAGAAGACATTTCCTTCCTCCGCCCCCCCACCCGCGGGCCCCAAAGCCTTTTCCCGCTAAAGGAGACAACACTTTTATGGGgcgtctggtttttttttttacatcatcatAAGGGAGGGCGGAATGATGTCAAAGACGAAGAAACGCATTTTGAAATATTGCAGACGGGAATAGTAAATCTGAAACGGAGCATAGGTACGACGATTTCAACCATATTTCTTCGTGAAAGGTAGGGGAAGGGCTACGATTAAAAGAGCAATGAGTACCGTTGAAGACCAAACGTTTGTTGCAAACGCAATAACATTTTCTCTGAGACTGTTGATGTAAAGTCCCATTACTTGCTGTTAATGTCACCCTTGTAATTTTTCAAATCGAGGGTATTCAGTAATATTTGTGTATGCGTATTAGTTTTGAGCCAAATTTAAGAGATCTTTTGAAAACTCGGCtatcaggatatatataatatatatatatatatatatatatatatatatatatatatatatatatatatatatatatatatatgtatatatataaataataaatatataaatatataaatatatatatatatatatatatatatatatatatatatatatatatatatatatatatatatatatatatataaatatatatatatatatatagagagagagagagagagagagagagagagagagagagagatataattatacattaaataatcatataaattaaCGAAAAGTTTGGTGTCAAACACAActcagaaaatttaaatgaactaaacagaatgcaccaaaaataaatttcttgaccAAATCATGCACAGAGAAATTAATGTAATGCTGAAAATAATTTGAACTTCACTCCaaatggcaaataaataaaaaaaaaacgatttattcaatatgaaaataatagtataatctccaaaaggcaaaataaacgtgtaatctttcaaatataaaatacaaaaaaaaaaaatccttcagtcacatataaagtaaaaagtgacgcaatggaaagaaaaacaaatgataatgcaatgaaaaacaaccataaataacaataacacaaaCGGTTAATAATAAGCATAGCGACACAGCGCCAAAGTCAGTTTATGGCGTTGGGGTCACTCGCTATAAATAGCCGAAAGAGGGCCCAGAGAAAGCCCTCTCGGTATATATGACATACTCACAACCATTACATCTGCCAGGTCTCTCCGTGGCTACTTCTGGGCTTAGGAATGCGCTGGGCTATGTTATAGGGGGACTACGTACCACGAAAAATTAATACGGTAAATGTTTCGATTACTGAGTCATAAACTTTCTTCGTTGCTTTGTCAGACTTGCCGGTGTCAAAAATGTTTCCATGCTCAGTTTTGTAAACGCTGCGTGGGTGATGATAACTTCTGCTAGAGGTTTACATATCGTATTTATACAACGATTGCTCTAATTTTGAGATTATCTAAAGGTAATGAACATTTCTGTCCAGTATACGGAGGCAATTTCACTATCCCGTCATGAATACCGATTCGTTTTCTGCACGAGGGAATTTCCACAAGACCATTAAATT is from Macrobrachium rosenbergii isolate ZJJX-2024 chromosome 10, ASM4041242v1, whole genome shotgun sequence and encodes:
- the LOC136842434 gene encoding troponin C, isotype gamma-like; translated protein: MDDEQTATMRKVFQMFDQGKTGFVECSKFVNILNTLGQAFDEDELKARIAENDPNKEGKVDFEKFCSIVMPFLEEDDDEAMHEELKEAFRLYDKGGDGYITTGTLKEILRELDNKLTEEDLDGIIDEIDEDGSGTVDFDEFMEMMTGE